One genomic window of Ruficoccus amylovorans includes the following:
- a CDS encoding glucosamine-6-phosphate deaminase — translation MTTSNKSPRLSIHNTRASMGNLAARLVNDEITHLVKSKGRARIMMACAPSQDDYFEALVPLARQQPEIWKKVTVFHMDDYVGLSADQPQSFRFYLRSHFLDHVEVAEFHPLGADAASPEEEARRYGEMLTAEPIDIISMGIGENGHIAFNDPPVADFNDSQAVKVVEMDAVCRQQQVNDGCFPNIDAVPRHALSVTLPVFASAGLLCCIAPTERKAAAVRDTLTAPVGTECPATLLRTHPRSTLLVDEPAASLLSPEVRKAFSCSCQH, via the coding sequence ATGACCACATCCAATAAAAGTCCTCGCCTATCCATCCACAACACACGGGCATCCATGGGCAACCTCGCCGCCCGCCTCGTGAACGACGAAATTACCCACCTGGTGAAATCGAAGGGACGCGCCCGCATCATGATGGCCTGTGCTCCCTCTCAGGACGATTATTTCGAGGCACTGGTCCCCCTCGCCCGCCAACAACCCGAGATCTGGAAAAAGGTCACGGTCTTCCACATGGACGACTATGTCGGGCTCTCTGCCGACCAGCCGCAGAGTTTCCGCTTTTACCTGCGCAGTCACTTCCTCGATCACGTCGAGGTGGCGGAGTTTCACCCGCTCGGGGCCGATGCGGCCTCCCCTGAGGAGGAAGCCCGCCGCTATGGGGAAATGCTCACCGCTGAGCCGATTGACATCATCAGCATGGGCATTGGCGAGAACGGCCACATCGCCTTCAACGATCCGCCCGTGGCCGATTTTAATGACTCTCAGGCCGTGAAAGTCGTTGAAATGGACGCCGTCTGCCGTCAGCAGCAAGTCAACGACGGCTGCTTCCCGAACATCGACGCCGTCCCCCGCCACGCGCTCAGCGTCACCTTGCCGGTCTTCGCCAGCGCCGGGTTGCTGTGCTGCATCGCCCCGACCGAGCGCAAGGCCGCCGCCGTGCGTGACACACTCACCGCCCCCGTCGGCACAGAGTGTCCCGCCACCCTTCTGCGCACGCATCCGCGCTCCACCCTGCTGGTGGATGAGCCCGCCGCCTCGCTGCTTTCGCCCGAGGTGCGCAAGGCGTTCTCCTGCTCCTGCCAACACTGA
- a CDS encoding N-acetylglucosamine-6-phosphate deacetylase — protein sequence MFTDLTDLQVNGFAGVDFQQDDLPLAEVQRAVHTLHAHGTARILCTLITDRVDALCRRLEHLEKLRSQCPEVAATIVGYHLEGPWLSSEPGYHGAHEPDKMVPPTSQDADRLIAASGGLVRLVTLAPEVPGADVVTAHLCSRGVRVSAGHTNADEASIDRCISAGMSLCTHLGNAVPPSLHRHDNIIQRLLARDELTAVFIPDGIHLPPPVLKNLVRAKPAGRVLFTTDCMSAAGGPPGQYIFGRHTLEVGADGVVREPGKPNFAGSSLTMDRAVENVVRFLGWSPEEAHAACSSHVNEVLGL from the coding sequence ATGTTCACCGACTTGACGGACCTCCAGGTCAACGGCTTCGCCGGAGTAGATTTCCAGCAGGACGACCTCCCGCTCGCAGAGGTTCAGCGGGCCGTGCACACCCTTCACGCGCACGGCACCGCCCGCATCCTCTGCACCCTGATTACGGACCGGGTGGACGCTCTTTGCCGACGGCTGGAGCACCTGGAAAAACTCCGCAGCCAGTGCCCCGAGGTAGCCGCAACCATCGTCGGCTATCACCTCGAAGGCCCCTGGCTCTCGTCCGAACCCGGCTACCACGGTGCCCATGAGCCGGACAAAATGGTCCCGCCCACCTCGCAGGATGCCGACCGGCTGATCGCCGCTTCGGGCGGTCTCGTCCGGCTCGTCACCCTCGCCCCGGAAGTCCCCGGCGCGGACGTCGTGACGGCGCACCTGTGCTCACGCGGCGTACGGGTCTCCGCCGGCCACACCAACGCTGACGAAGCCTCCATCGACCGCTGTATTTCCGCCGGAATGAGCCTGTGTACCCACTTGGGCAATGCCGTTCCCCCGAGCCTCCACCGCCACGATAACATTATCCAGCGCCTGCTGGCCCGGGACGAGTTGACGGCGGTCTTTATCCCCGACGGGATTCACCTGCCGCCACCCGTCCTGAAAAACCTCGTGCGCGCCAAGCCGGCGGGGCGCGTGCTGTTCACGACGGACTGCATGTCCGCCGCAGGCGGTCCTCCCGGACAATACATCTTCGGGCGGCACACGCTCGAAGTCGGTGCCGACGGGGTCGTTCGTGAACCGGGGAAGCCGAATTTCGCGGGCTCGTCGCTGACCATGGACCGCGCCGTAGAAAATGTCGTCCGCTTCCTCGGCTGGTCTCCCGAAGAGGCCCACGCCGCCTGCTCAAGCCACGTCAACGAAGTGCTCGGCCTGTAA
- a CDS encoding sensory rhodopsin transducer, which yields MSNTSTSSAGKTRWYIADAYLPSCGRGETWEGHESVCVLNVGAADATLDFILYFDGREPIEIKGLKLPARSNRHIGMHKPEMLGGVEVPRDVPYGIEVASDQPVIVQYSRLDVTQPNFTLMTTIPYAE from the coding sequence ATGAGCAATACCTCGACCTCCTCCGCCGGCAAAACACGCTGGTACATCGCGGATGCGTACCTGCCCAGTTGCGGGCGGGGTGAAACCTGGGAGGGCCATGAGTCGGTCTGCGTCCTGAATGTGGGGGCGGCAGACGCCACGCTGGATTTTATCCTGTACTTTGACGGTCGCGAGCCCATCGAAATCAAGGGCTTGAAGCTGCCTGCCCGCAGCAACCGCCACATCGGCATGCACAAGCCCGAGATGCTGGGCGGAGTCGAGGTGCCGCGGGATGTCCCCTACGGGATCGAAGTGGCCAGTGACCAACCGGTCATCGTGCAGTACTCGCGGCTGGATGTGACCCAGCCGAACTTTACGCTGATGACGACGATCCCTTACGCCGAGTAG
- the rbsK gene encoding ribokinase: MNTHPAIVVYGSINIDMIVEAAHLPRPGETVLGNDFRMSCGGKGANQAVAAAKAGADVAFIGRIGQDGFGGRALESLSKVGIDTSRIGIDPTSHTGVALISVAPSGENQITVSSGANAFLSKTDIRRSAPALAQARIALAQLEIPLSAVCEAAMLAAENGIPFILNPAPAFALPRDLLELTSFITPNESECEILTGIRPDSKSALGKAAEQLMAQGVKGVLITLGKRGTYFATAERHLLIEAFPVQARDTTGAGDTFNGAFAVALADGLAPEEAIRFANAAAALSVTRTGTHDAAPLRSEIQSHLAKASPQTA; this comes from the coding sequence ATGAATACCCATCCGGCAATCGTCGTTTACGGCAGTATAAACATCGACATGATCGTCGAAGCGGCCCACCTCCCGCGTCCGGGCGAAACCGTACTTGGCAATGACTTTCGCATGTCCTGTGGCGGCAAAGGAGCCAACCAGGCGGTCGCCGCCGCCAAGGCCGGAGCAGACGTCGCTTTCATCGGGCGCATCGGTCAGGACGGCTTCGGCGGGCGCGCGCTGGAAAGCCTTAGCAAGGTGGGCATCGACACGAGCCGGATCGGAATCGACCCGACCAGCCACACAGGAGTCGCGCTCATCAGCGTCGCTCCCTCTGGCGAGAACCAGATAACCGTCTCCTCCGGCGCTAACGCGTTTCTGAGCAAAACGGACATCCGCCGCTCAGCCCCCGCACTGGCGCAAGCCCGGATCGCTCTCGCCCAACTCGAAATCCCTCTATCAGCAGTCTGCGAGGCGGCAATGCTAGCCGCAGAAAACGGCATCCCCTTCATCCTCAATCCAGCTCCGGCCTTCGCCCTCCCCCGCGACCTGCTTGAACTCACGAGCTTCATCACCCCCAACGAGAGCGAATGCGAAATTTTAACCGGCATCAGGCCGGACAGTAAATCCGCCCTCGGCAAGGCCGCTGAGCAACTCATGGCTCAAGGGGTCAAGGGTGTCCTCATAACACTGGGCAAGCGGGGGACCTACTTCGCCACCGCCGAACGGCACCTGCTGATCGAAGCCTTCCCGGTGCAGGCCCGCGACACGACCGGGGCCGGAGACACCTTTAACGGTGCCTTCGCGGTCGCCCTGGCCGACGGGTTAGCCCCCGAGGAAGCCATCCGTTTCGCCAACGCGGCTGCGGCCCTCTCCGTCACCCGCACCGGTACCCATGACGCCGCTCCGCTCCGCAGCGAAATCCAGAGCCATCTCGCCAAAGCAAGTCCTCAAACTGCCTGA
- a CDS encoding ROK family transcriptional regulator encodes MEAFDNAWPFHAPEQGVYNQKTAAENNRRNILGLIARRRCLTQRELRQTTGLQASTIYNIVTALKKQGLVREGAQIIADRVGPKETELEIVPDCLWSAGIALDRQGHRLTLLNACGHTLASEDLPPGLPNERLIPTLAERIRRCAGAAGLTLETFGGAGISVPGVVDPVSGTVRISRSLGMKDFALSQPLSQALDGPVWVERNVSCGAYAEQTVGTAREQNSFIYFSLRLGTDRKPQMGMALVMAEKLFRGENSAAGEIESLFTRTPDGATPSEAPLTTDNTEAFYQTLARRLTAIVDILDINCVVFACNDESLSVERFRQLEHNLSEGLVPVPTRRVQLLRSSIGSNGILIGSALLALHRGLELYRAGQAE; translated from the coding sequence ATGGAAGCTTTTGACAACGCCTGGCCGTTTCACGCCCCCGAGCAGGGCGTTTACAACCAGAAAACCGCCGCCGAGAACAACCGGCGCAACATTCTGGGCCTGATCGCGCGCCGGCGTTGCCTGACCCAGCGGGAGCTCCGGCAAACCACCGGCCTGCAAGCCTCCACCATCTACAACATTGTCACCGCCCTGAAGAAGCAGGGGCTGGTCCGCGAAGGTGCCCAGATCATCGCGGACCGCGTCGGACCGAAAGAGACCGAGCTGGAAATCGTCCCCGACTGCCTCTGGAGCGCGGGCATCGCGCTCGACCGGCAGGGGCACCGTCTCACCCTGCTTAACGCCTGCGGCCACACCCTCGCCTCTGAAGACCTGCCGCCCGGCCTGCCCAATGAGAGGCTCATCCCCACCCTCGCCGAGCGTATCCGCCGTTGCGCCGGTGCCGCCGGGCTCACGCTGGAAACTTTCGGCGGAGCCGGTATCAGTGTGCCGGGCGTCGTTGACCCGGTCAGCGGGACCGTGCGGATATCCCGCTCCCTGGGCATGAAGGATTTCGCCCTCAGCCAGCCGCTCTCGCAAGCTCTGGACGGGCCCGTCTGGGTGGAGCGCAATGTCTCCTGCGGCGCCTACGCCGAGCAAACCGTCGGCACCGCCCGCGAACAAAATTCGTTCATCTACTTCAGCCTGCGCCTGGGCACGGATCGCAAGCCCCAGATGGGGATGGCGCTGGTCATGGCAGAAAAACTCTTCCGGGGAGAAAACTCCGCCGCCGGTGAAATCGAAAGCCTCTTCACCCGCACCCCGGACGGGGCAACCCCTTCCGAAGCCCCTTTGACAACAGACAACACGGAGGCGTTTTACCAAACCCTCGCCCGGCGCTTGACCGCTATCGTGGATATTCTCGACATCAATTGCGTCGTCTTCGCCTGCAATGACGAGAGCCTGAGCGTCGAGCGCTTCCGGCAACTCGAACACAACCTGAGCGAGGGGCTTGTCCCTGTCCCCACACGCCGCGTCCAACTCCTGCGCTCCAGCATCGGAAGCAACGGCATCCTCATCGGCAGCGCGCTGCTCGCCCTCCACCGGGGGCTGGAACTCTACCGCGCCGGGCAGGCCGAATAA
- a CDS encoding beta-ketoacyl-ACP synthase 3 → MKQPLHTSSHIAEGADATSVDAALALYRWMRLSREIERLEARLIKRGEAFFHVECAGHEAMAALAEFLGPQDWLHCHYRDRALQLARGVKPEAIFDALFGNARSSSKGRQLNTMHSDRELHVMTMPTAVSNNLLPAVGVAAEVRDQPEKPLVYCSVGDGGTQQGDFFEAVAEAVRNNLPVLFVVQDNHFALSTVTEGKTFYSLPGGKHYELFGLEMTRLDGRDALAVRDGFKQVCAKMREDRGPALVLLEAERLGSHSNADDQSLYRTPEQIDQLAREADPVALLAGKLAELGVSEDDIKRIDEECRRCAEEAADDSRKVPAPALAPEVKRPLSSHYLSNKEYTGKAGKAELSMRESILEVLRQELETNPAVSLYGEDIEDPKGDAFGVTKGLSTAYPGRVCNSPLAESTIIGTAIGRAMAGGQPVAFVQFADFFPLVYNQFHSELAITYWRSAGEWECPVILMVSCGGYRPGTGPTHTQTMEAIAAHSPGVDVFMPSNAGDAAGMLRAAFASRRPAVFFYPKNLLNNRGLGTSTDIDRHWVPAGRARLSREGTDLTLVGWGNTLPLCEEAAEALDTLGVSSTVIDLRSLSPWDKPLVTKWAEKTGRLVVVHEDSLSYGPGAEICAGVVEAAQSPVAVRRVARPDTYVPFHFPSHLETLPSVRSIVTAAADLLKLELGWKREAGDDDQLFTIEALGVSASDDSVTVAEWLVEPGKEVKVDDVLGVFESDKAAADLLSPQSGTVEEILVEAGGTVRVGTPILRLRVANEIAAAADSARRVKETPYLLSEPEKPAAEAASTVEAPAIVSPKTHFVGISGIASSTGTRQISNAELLKLFPDSTEEKLIRQCGIHSRPWVSKGENVLTLAVDAATRLLSKTDLPVEKLDLIICSTTTPDIATPSLACRLLHAIGGDYECPAFDISAACSGYIYGLGLAHDFLRGRPDARVLMVTSEVMSPLLDMEDYDTAILFGDAATATLLEGPAVADKPKLWLHRPALAAEGETGEFLSVPLPDPKTKISMSGGRVFQKAVRKMRYMLETVCEQCDTPPTSLEGIIPHQANDRILDAVARQLHIEPERVWRNVKLTGNTSSSSIPLCLEENLHRISPGAKYGLVAFGGGYTYAGAIAHGA, encoded by the coding sequence TTGAAGCAGCCACTGCATACATCTTCCCACATCGCAGAGGGGGCAGACGCCACCAGCGTTGACGCTGCCCTGGCGCTCTACCGCTGGATGCGCCTCTCGCGTGAAATCGAACGCCTCGAAGCCCGCCTGATCAAGCGCGGCGAAGCCTTCTTCCACGTCGAATGCGCCGGGCACGAGGCCATGGCCGCGCTGGCGGAGTTTCTCGGCCCGCAGGACTGGCTCCACTGCCACTACCGCGACCGCGCCCTCCAGCTCGCCCGCGGGGTGAAGCCCGAGGCCATCTTCGACGCGCTCTTCGGCAACGCCCGCTCCAGTTCCAAGGGACGGCAGCTCAACACCATGCACTCCGACCGCGAGCTGCATGTGATGACCATGCCCACCGCCGTCTCCAACAACCTCCTGCCCGCCGTCGGCGTGGCTGCCGAGGTCAGGGACCAGCCCGAAAAGCCGCTCGTTTACTGCTCCGTCGGCGATGGCGGCACCCAGCAGGGGGATTTCTTCGAGGCTGTGGCCGAGGCCGTTCGCAATAACCTGCCCGTCCTCTTCGTCGTGCAGGACAACCACTTCGCCCTCTCCACCGTGACCGAGGGCAAGACCTTTTACTCCCTGCCCGGCGGCAAGCACTACGAGCTTTTCGGCCTGGAGATGACCCGCCTCGACGGGCGCGACGCCCTCGCCGTGCGCGACGGCTTCAAGCAGGTCTGCGCCAAAATGCGCGAAGACCGCGGCCCGGCCCTCGTGCTGCTGGAGGCCGAGCGCCTCGGCAGCCACTCCAACGCCGACGACCAGAGCCTTTACCGCACGCCTGAGCAAATCGACCAACTCGCCCGCGAGGCAGACCCGGTCGCCCTCCTCGCCGGAAAACTGGCCGAACTCGGCGTCTCCGAGGACGACATCAAGCGCATCGACGAGGAATGCCGCCGCTGCGCCGAAGAGGCCGCCGACGATTCCCGCAAGGTGCCCGCGCCCGCCCTCGCCCCTGAGGTCAAGCGCCCGCTCTCCTCGCACTACCTTTCCAACAAGGAATACACCGGCAAGGCCGGAAAGGCCGAGCTGTCCATGCGCGAGTCCATCCTGGAAGTCTTGCGCCAGGAACTGGAAACGAACCCCGCCGTTAGCCTCTACGGGGAGGACATCGAAGACCCCAAGGGCGACGCCTTCGGCGTGACCAAGGGCCTCTCCACCGCCTATCCCGGCCGCGTGTGCAACTCCCCGCTGGCCGAGTCCACCATCATCGGCACCGCCATCGGCCGCGCCATGGCCGGGGGCCAGCCCGTTGCCTTCGTCCAGTTCGCGGACTTCTTCCCGCTCGTTTACAACCAGTTCCACAGCGAGCTGGCCATCACCTACTGGCGCAGCGCCGGGGAGTGGGAATGCCCGGTCATTCTCATGGTCTCCTGCGGCGGCTATCGCCCCGGCACCGGCCCGACCCACACCCAGACGATGGAGGCCATCGCCGCCCACAGTCCGGGCGTGGATGTCTTCATGCCCTCGAATGCCGGGGATGCCGCCGGAATGCTCCGCGCGGCCTTCGCCTCGCGCCGCCCCGCCGTCTTCTTTTACCCGAAAAACCTCCTCAACAACCGCGGCCTGGGCACTTCCACCGACATCGACCGGCACTGGGTCCCCGCTGGACGCGCCCGGCTGAGCCGTGAGGGGACGGACCTCACGCTCGTCGGCTGGGGCAACACCCTCCCGCTGTGCGAAGAAGCCGCCGAGGCCCTCGACACGCTCGGGGTTTCCAGCACCGTGATTGACCTGCGCAGCCTCAGCCCCTGGGACAAACCGCTCGTGACCAAATGGGCGGAAAAGACCGGCAGGCTCGTGGTTGTGCACGAAGATTCGCTTTCCTACGGGCCGGGCGCGGAAATCTGCGCCGGGGTCGTCGAGGCCGCCCAAAGCCCCGTGGCCGTCCGCCGCGTGGCCCGGCCCGACACCTACGTGCCCTTCCACTTCCCCAGCCACCTGGAGACGCTGCCCTCGGTGCGCAGCATCGTCACCGCCGCCGCCGACCTGCTCAAGCTTGAGCTCGGCTGGAAGCGCGAAGCCGGGGACGACGACCAACTCTTTACCATTGAGGCGCTCGGCGTCTCCGCCTCCGACGACTCGGTGACCGTGGCCGAATGGCTGGTCGAGCCGGGCAAGGAGGTCAAGGTGGACGACGTGCTCGGCGTCTTCGAGTCCGACAAGGCCGCCGCCGACCTGCTCTCCCCGCAGAGTGGCACGGTTGAGGAAATCCTCGTCGAGGCCGGGGGCACCGTCCGCGTGGGCACACCGATCCTGCGCCTGCGCGTGGCCAACGAAATTGCCGCTGCTGCCGACTCCGCCCGCCGCGTCAAGGAAACCCCGTACCTGCTTTCCGAACCGGAAAAGCCCGCCGCCGAGGCCGCTTCCACCGTCGAAGCGCCCGCCATTGTCAGCCCGAAGACGCACTTCGTGGGCATCTCCGGCATCGCCTCGTCGACGGGCACGCGGCAGATTTCCAACGCCGAGTTGTTAAAACTCTTCCCCGACAGCACGGAGGAAAAACTCATCCGTCAGTGCGGCATCCACTCGCGCCCGTGGGTCTCCAAGGGCGAGAACGTCCTCACCCTGGCCGTGGACGCCGCCACCCGCCTGCTGAGCAAGACCGACCTGCCCGTCGAAAAGCTCGACCTGATTATCTGCTCGACCACCACCCCGGACATCGCGACGCCTTCGCTCGCCTGTCGCCTGCTGCACGCCATCGGCGGCGACTACGAATGCCCGGCCTTTGACATCAGCGCGGCCTGCTCGGGCTATATTTACGGCCTCGGGCTGGCCCACGACTTCCTGCGCGGTCGCCCGGACGCCCGCGTGCTTATGGTCACCTCCGAGGTGATGAGCCCCCTGCTCGACATGGAGGACTACGACACGGCCATCCTCTTCGGCGACGCCGCCACCGCCACCCTGCTCGAAGGCCCCGCCGTCGCGGACAAGCCCAAGCTCTGGCTACACCGGCCCGCCCTCGCCGCCGAAGGCGAGACGGGCGAGTTCCTCTCTGTGCCGCTGCCCGACCCGAAGACCAAGATCTCCATGAGCGGAGGCAGGGTCTTCCAGAAGGCCGTGCGCAAGATGCGCTACATGCTCGAAACCGTCTGCGAGCAGTGCGACACGCCTCCGACTTCGCTGGAGGGGATCATCCCCCACCAGGCCAACGACCGCATCCTCGACGCGGTCGCACGCCAGCTCCACATTGAGCCCGAGCGCGTCTGGCGCAACGTCAAGCTGACCGGTAACACCTCCTCCAGCTCCATCCCGCTATGCCTGGAAGAGAACCTGCACCGCATCAGCCCCGGAGCCAAGTACGGGCTGGTCGCCTTTGGCGGCGGCTACACCTACGCAGGCGCTATCGCCCACGGGGCCTGA